The genomic segment TTCCTCTCCACAGGCCACCATTCAGGTGATGTTGATCTCCTTAAATGCGTCATGATTGACCACCCTGCTGTGGTGTTATAACCTCCCTAACACCCGCCTTAGCCTCCCTAGCCTTCCTAGTCTTATCAATTGCAGCAACCCTAGCCTTATCGCTTTGATCAAGCTCCACGATAACTACCTTAGATGGGTGTATTGGGTAGTACACAGCCTCACCACTGGGTTTCTTAAATGAAGCCGAGTCAACGTATATCCTCACTCTCTTATAATCAACCCTAGTCACCTTACCCCTAGTACCCTTAAAGTCCCCCCTCAGTATTAGCACGGTATCCCCAACCCTAACAGGTATCCTCCTTATACCCAACTGCCTCTGAAGATCCTTAGATAATGGTGCAGTCAATAACCTACGCCTAGCATGCCAAGGCGCCTTAGTAAGCGCCTTATGCTGCTTCCTGGGTTGACTCGATGATGTTAACACAGGCATGTTATTATCCTTAAACCCACGCTTAATTGCCCTTATAAAATTAACTATAAGTCACTAATGCAATGCGCCTTAACCTCATTAACAAGCGTTGACGCGTACTGGAGAACCCTCCTTAAAAATTCATTACTTATTACGCATTCCACACTTAACCCCTTCAATGACTTTAATAAGCATTGAATAACCCTAACATACTCGTCACTCAAGGAGTCACTATAATTCGATTCAAACTCAATTACGTTTAATTTAATTAACCTCAGTGATTGAGCTAAGGCA from the Caldivirga maquilingensis IC-167 genome contains:
- the rplX gene encoding 50S ribosomal protein L24; the protein is MPVLTSSSQPRKQHKALTKAPWHARRRLLTAPLSKDLQRQLGIRRIPVRVGDTVLILRGDFKGTRGKVTRVDYKRVRIYVDSASFKKPSGEAVYYPIHPSKVVIVELDQSDKARVAAIDKTRKAREAKAGVREVITPQQGGQS